The Caldisericaceae bacterium DNA window GAATATCTTAATTCAAAGTATGAAGATTTGCCTAAGAAGAAACACGGCAATATTCCTTTTTAGGAGGTCGTATGAATCAAGCACTAAAAGAAGGATTACTACTTGGTGTTTTTGGTAATATTCTCACTTTTTTTATTCTTTTTATTTTAGGTTTATTTATTTCATTTTTACGTTTTATAAAATCAGGCGAAGTAAAAGAATTTGAGGAGCCAGTAGGTTTTGAAGAAACAAGAGAAGATTTAATTAACAAAAAGAAGGTTGTTGCTTTAAGTGTTGCACTTGCTAAATATTTTGCAGATAAGAATGTTACAAAGGAAGAACAAAAAGTTTTAAGAAGTGAAAGAACATTATCATCTTTAAAAGAAAAGAGGTGGAGAAATGGGTAAAATTTACAAGATTAAAATTGACTCAGAAGTTTTCAACGTAGAAATTGAAGAGGTAGATACTAAAAAAACAAGGGTAGAAGAGAAAATACAAAGGGAAAATAAAATTGGTAAGGATTTACAAGAAAGTAAGACTGTAGAACAAAAAACCTCTCAGGAAGTCACCAAAGAAGTCGTTAAGGAAGAAAGTATTGTGGAAGAAAAAACTCTTGAACCTTCTGAACCTGTTGTTGAACCTGTTGAAAATGTGACTGATTTTGTTCTTGCTCCGCTACCAGGTAAAATTCTTAAAGTCTTAGTGCAGGCAGGACAAAATGTTAAAAGGGGTAGTGTGCTTTTAACTATTGATGCGATGAAAATGGAAAATGAAATTTTTGCTCCGTTTGATGGAAAGGTATTAGCAGTTTACATAAAACCAGGCGATAAAGTTGAAACTAATAAGAAGCTTTTAAAGTTAGGAAGGTAAATATGGACAAGCTTTTACAGATACTTTCTTTATCTGGTTTTTCTGCACTAAGTATAAAAGAAATTATTATGATTTTCATTGCTATTTTACTAATATATCTTGCAATTTTTAAAGAAGCTGAACCTCTTTTACTTTTACCGATTGGTTTTGGCACGTTACTGGCAAACCTTCCTCTTTCAGGAATTACGGACCCTCCAAATGGATTTTTCTATTTGATTTACAAAGGTCTTGTTGAAACAGAGCTTTTGCCAATAATTATTTTCATGGGTATTGGAGCGATGACTGATTTTGGGCCTCTTATTGCAAATCCAATGACTGTGCTTATGGGAGCAGGAGCACAACTTGGTATTTTTATTGCCTTATTCATTGCGTTATTATTTGGATTTGATATTAAAGAGGCTGCTTCCATTGGCATTATTGGAGGTGCTGATGGGCCAACTGCAATTTATACAACTCTTAAACTTGCTCCTCATCTTCTTGGGCCTATTGCTGTAGCTGCATATACGTATATGTCGCTTGTTCCTATTATTCAGCCTCCTTTTATGAGATTATTAACAACAAAAAAGGAAAGAAGCGTTGTAATGTCCCAGCTAAGAGAGGTCTCAAAAATTGAGAAAATTATATTTCCTATTGTTGTAACAATTCTTGTAGGTCTATTGTTTCCTCCCATTGCTCCTC harbors:
- a CDS encoding biotin/lipoyl-binding protein — encoded protein: MGKIYKIKIDSEVFNVEIEEVDTKKTRVEEKIQRENKIGKDLQESKTVEQKTSQEVTKEVVKEESIVEEKTLEPSEPVVEPVENVTDFVLAPLPGKILKVLVQAGQNVKRGSVLLTIDAMKMENEIFAPFDGKVLAVYIKPGDKVETNKKLLKLGR
- a CDS encoding sodium ion-translocating decarboxylase subunit beta: MDKLLQILSLSGFSALSIKEIIMIFIAILLIYLAIFKEAEPLLLLPIGFGTLLANLPLSGITDPPNGFFYLIYKGLVETELLPIIIFMGIGAMTDFGPLIANPMTVLMGAGAQLGIFIALFIALLFGFDIKEAASIGIIGGADGPTAIYTTLKLAPHLLGPIAVAAYTYMSLVPIIQPPFMRLLTTKKERSVVMSQLREVSKIEKIIFPIVVTILVGLLFPPIAPLVGMLMLGNIFRESGVVERLSNTTANELINIATILLATTVGSTMRGDTFLNIKTLEIIVLGVVAFSGGTIGGLLIGKIFYWVTGGKVNPLIGSAGVSAVPMAARVSQKVGQEENPGNFLLMHAMGPNVAGVIGTAVVAGILITFLTH